In the genome of Triticum urartu cultivar G1812 chromosome 5, Tu2.1, whole genome shotgun sequence, one region contains:
- the LOC125510139 gene encoding uncharacterized protein LOC125510139 → MDVPLPGGGGEVSEDYSPAATVVPFDPPLPLLRAPVPSSSSSASTEPPVLAFRDAASWRAAWEAAEASLFSQCEAGARSGCSIAATRKCKPPWWKGLFGGATTNYQEREECEEREMASCLESAKEACIKFSKQKCNAPFQDARIASDGLLENTDFVVWDAGRNKTASASLSVADSRYSSNPGLGGTNYKGSDLLDSLASEGNSNSGR, encoded by the exons ATGGACGTTCCActgccgggcggcggcggcgaggtttCGGAGGACTACTCCCCGGCGGCCACCGTGGTGCCCTTCGACCCGCCCCTCCCTCTGCTTCGCGCGCCGGtcccttcctcttcctcctccgcctccacCGAGCCCCCCGTCCTCGCCTTCCGCGACGCCGCGAGCTGGCGCGCCGCCTGGGAGGCCGCCGAGGCCAGCCTCTTCTCCCAGTGCGAG GCTGGTGCACGCTCCGGCTGTTCAATCGCTGCAACACGAAAATGCAAGCCCCCCTGGTGGAAAGGTTTGTTTGGAGGTGCAACAACCAACTATCAAGAAAGAGAAGAATGCGAAGAACGAGAAATGGCTTCTTGTCTTGAATCAGCAAAGGAGGCTTGCATTAAGTTTTCAAAGCAAAAATGTAATGCACCATTCCAGGATGCAAGGATTGCCTCTGATGGCCTCCTTGAAAATACAGATTTTGTTGTCTGGGATGCTGGGCGTAACAAGACAGCATCAGCATCCTTGTCTGTTGCAGACAGCCGCTACTCATCCAATCCTGGGCTTGGTGGCACAAACTACAAAGGAAGTGACTTGCTAGACAGCTTAGCATCTGAAGGCAATAGCAACTCAGGGCGATGA
- the LOC125507242 gene encoding translation initiation factor eIF-2B subunit alpha-like has translation MAEAETPGIAGCLDRWTKEGADEAVALLDAVRSSKAETIAGLQADVKAAAEELKRLDSEPYGALSAACDMFVRYVRRGGVADDQPAQFPALKRRLVGRATRFGDICRGARGAIATLCQDFLLDGCTVLVHGHSPPVLDALRLAATRGKRLLVLCTEGRPDGAGLRLAGELAAAGVPARVLLDSAVAYSMGQVDVVLVGADLVAETGGVVGGVGTYQVALVARAMGKPVYVAAESYKFARLYPLGQKDIEQGGGRDVDFGDVPVPAGVDVEAPARDYTQSKYLELLITDLGVLQPAAVSDVLLHLSM, from the exons ATGGCCGAGGCGGAGACGCCAGGAATCGCTGGGTGCTTGGACCGGTGGACGAAAGAGGGGGCCGACGAGGCCGTGGCGCTCCTCGACGCCGTCCGGTCCAGCAAGGCCGAGACCATCGCCGGGCTCCAAGCCGATGTCAAGGCGGCCGCGGAGGAACTCAAG CGCCTGGATAGCGAGCCGTACGGCGCGCTCTCGGCGGCCTGCGACATGTTCGTCCGGTACGTGCGTCGTGGCGGCGTCGCCGATGATCAGCCCGCACAGTTCCCCGCCCTCAAACGCCGTTTGGTCGGCCGCGCCACCAGATTCGGGGACATCTGCCGAGGCGCGCGCGGGGCCATCGCGACGCTCTGCCAGGACTTCTTGCTGGACGGCTGCACCGTGCTGGTGCACGGCCACTCGCCGCCCGTGCTCGACGCTCTCCGGCTGGCCGCCACCCGCGGCAAGCGCCTCCTAGTCCTATGCACCG AGGGTAGGCCGGACGGCGCGGGGCTGAGGCTGGCCGGGGAACTCGCGGCGGCCGGGGTGCCGGCGAGGGTCCTGCTCGACTCGGCGGTGGCCTACTCGATGGGCCAGGTCGACGTGGTGCTGGTAGGCGCCGACTTAGTCGCCGAGACGGGCGGCGTGGTCGGCGGCGTTGGCACGTACCAGGTCGCCCTGGTGGCTCGCGCCATGGGCAAGCCTGTCTATGTGGCAGCAGAGAGCTACAAGTTCGCGAGGCTGTATCCGCTGGGACAGAAAGACATCGAGCAGGGCGGTGGCCGAGACGTGGACTTCGGCGACGTGCCTGTGCCGGCCGGCGTGGACGTCGAGGCGCCGgccagggactacacccagtcgAAGTACCTGGAGCTTCTGATCACAGACCTCGGCGTGCTACAGCCGGCCGCCGTCAGCGATGTGCTCCTCCACCTCTCCATGTGA
- the LOC125510140 gene encoding triosephosphate isomerase, chloroplastic has product MAAPSSLASSHLSRLAAAAPAPQHHHQNHQLRLGCSRRRAQRLVAMAGSGKFFVGGNWKCNGTKESISKLVSDLNAATLESDVDVVVAPPFIYIDQVKSSLTGRIEVSAQNTWIGKGGAFTGEISAEQLVDIGCQWVILGHSERRHVIGEDDEFIGKKAAYALSQNLKVMACIGELLEEREAGKTFDVCFKQMKAFADNITDWTNVVIAYEPVWAIGTGKVASPEQAQEVHAAVRDWLKTNVSADVASTVRIIYGGSVNAANCAELAKKEDIDGFLVGGASLKGPDFATICNSVTSKKVTA; this is encoded by the exons ATGGCGGCGCCGTCGTCCCTCGCCTCCTCCCACCTCTCCCGCCTCGCCGCTGCCGCACCGGCCCCGCAGCACCACCACCAGAACCACCAGCTCCGCCTCGGCTGCTCCCGCCGCCGCGCGCAGCGCCTCGTCGCCATGGCCGGATCCGGAAAG TTCTTCGTCGGAGGCAACTGGAAGTGC AATGGAACAAAGGAATCCATTAGCAAGCTTGTCTCTGATTTGAATGCTGCCACACTCGAAAGCGATGTAG ATGTTGTGGTAGCACCGCCATTCATCTATATCGACCAGGTCAAGAGTTCACTAACTGGACGTATTGAGGTGTCTGCTCAAAACACATGGATTGGAAAAGGAGGAGCTTTCACTGGAGAGATCAG TGCGGAGCAGTTGGTGGACATTGGCTGCCAATGGGTTATTCTTGGTCACTCTGAGCGCAGACATGTTATCGGTGAAGATGATGAG TTTATTGGGAAGAAGGCTGCATATGCATTGAGTCAAAATCTTAAGGTTATGGCATGCATAGGAGAATTGTTGGAAGAGAGGGAAGCTGGGAAAACTTTCGATGTCTGTTTTAAGCAGATGAAGGCTTTTGCAG ATAATATTACGGACTGGACAAACGTTGTTATTGCGTATGAGCCTGTGTGGGCTATTGGAACCGGAAAGGTTGCTTCTCCTGAGCAAGCTCAAGAAGTTCATGCCGCTGTCCGTGATTGGTTAAAAACCAATGTATCAGCTGATGTTGCTTCTACCGTTCGAATTATATACGGAG GTTCTGTAAACGCAGCAAACTGTGCAGAGCTAGCAAAGAAGGAAGATATTGATGGCTTCCTTGTCGGCGGTGCCTCTTTGAAG GGTCCGGACTTTGCCACCATCTGCAACTCAGTGACGTCGAAGAAAGTTACAGCCTGA